The DNA window AGCGCGCGGTACTTCAGGTCGCCGCTCCCCACGCCGTCGCCGTGCGCCACCAGCGCGCGGCGCCCTCCCAGGTCCATCTCCACCGGACCCTCGTGCAGGGCGATGCCGATCTCGTCGCGCAGGAAGGGCCCCGCCCACCCGTCGTGGTTGCCGCCCACGAAGGCGATCGGGACGCCGGCCTCCACCACGTCCTTCAGCTTGGACAGCGCGCGGTAGTGCTCGGCCATGATCACGTGGCGGTACTCGAACCAGAAGTCGAACAGGTCGCCGTTGATGAGCAGGAACGACGCATGTTCCGCCACGTGGTCCAGGAACCGGCGGAATGCGCGCTCGGTGGCGGGTGGCACGCCTCCCAGATGCACGTCGGAGACGACGTAGACGGGCTTGGTTTCCATGCTCGGCAGGCTACCCGCGGTTCCCCGGTTCCCGCCTCAGTGGCCGACGAGGCGCGGCAGGTCGGCGAATTCCACGACTTGGTCTGCCGAGAACGTCCCGCTCACCGTGACACGCTCCTTCGTGTACTCATGCGTCTCCTCGATCGTGAAGCGGCCCGTGATCCGCTCCGGTGTGGCGGTTTCGATGGTCAGGGAGCTCGGCCCGGAGTAGGCGACGTACTGCTGGAACTTCCCGCCCCGCCAGAGTAGGCTCGAGCCGTATGCCACCCGCATCGGCCCGCTTACCCCCACGATGTACGTCCCTGGATTGGGGAGATCCTGATTGCTGGGAAGGTTCTGAGAGAACTCGACCTCGATGCCCACGTTCGCGATGTCTCCCGCCGTGAACACCAGGTAGTACGAGCGCGTGTCGGGGGTGGGCCCCGGGCTGTACACCAGCGCGCCTGCTTGCGCGCGCGGGAGCTGGACGGTTCCAGCGGCGGTGGTCAGCGCGATCTCCGCGGCTCCGGTGCGCTGAGAGGCGGTCGGGCTCCGCTCGCAGGCCGAAAGGATTGCTGATATCAGCAGCAGGAACAGGATCTGGAGACGCCGCATCGGGTTCGGAGTGAGGGAAGTGCGTTGCATCGTCGGAGTGAGGGAAGTGCGTTGCATCGTCGTCAAAATACGCGAGGCTTCACGTATCCTGCAATCGCGCACACCTTGGATGCCGCTCCGAGTACGCCGGAGAGCATCTGCCGCGCCGGGGCGGCAGGTTCATGCTCACGCCAGCTCCCGCGCAAGCCGGTCCAGCGTCCACACGGTCCGGCGCATCTCCTCGTCGGTCGTCCGCGGGTTGGTGGTGCACAGGCGCAGCACGGTGCGGCCGCGCAGCTCCGTCGTGCTCAGCAGGGCGTATCCGTCCGCCGCCAGCCCCGTGGCGATCCGCCGCTGCAGGTCGTCTGCCTCGGCGCCGTCGAGGCCGTTCGGGCGATGGCGGAAGGTGACGATGCCCAGTTGCGCGGGGGTGACGATCTCCCAGCCGGCCAGCGACCGGATCTCCTCTTCCGCCACCTCGGCCAGGCGCATCCCCCGGCCGATCGCCTGGCGCATGGCATCCATTCCGAACACCTGGATGGTCATCCACAGCTTCAGCGCACGGAAGCCGCGCGTCAGCTGCACGCCCCAGTCGCGGAAGTTCACCTCCTCCGCCGACAGGTCGTTGTCGCGCAGGTACGCCGGGACGATGCGGAACGTGTCCTGGAGGTCTTCCGCCTGGCGGACCAGGACGCAGCCGCACTCCACGGGCTGAAACAGCCACTTGTGCGCATCCAGCGCGATGGAGTCCGCCTCGCCGATGCCGTGCAGCGCGGCGCGGCCCTCGTCTGTGAGCACGGCGGCGGCGCCGTACGCGCCATCCACGTGCATCCACATGCCGCGCGCGCGGCACAACTCGGCGATCTCCGCGAGCGGATCGACCGCGCCCGTGCTGGTGGTGCCCGCGTTGGCCACCACGCAGAACGGTCGCAGCCCCGCCGCCGCGTCCGCGTCCATTGCCGCGGCAAGATCGTCCACATCCAGGCGATACTCCTCGTCCGCCGCCAGCTTGCGGACGTGGTCGGGGCGGAATCCCAGGACATGCCCGGCGCGGTCCACGGCCGTGTGCGTCTGGTCCGAGCAATAGATTACGCCACGGCTGGCATCATCCCCCAGCTGCTTGTGCCGGGCGACGGCCAGCGCGGTGAGGGTGGCCATCGATCCCCCGCTGACGAACAATCCGCCCGCGGTGGACGGCATCCCCAGCGCTTCGCGCAGCCAATCGGCCGTCACCAGCTCCACCTGCGCCGCCCCGGGCGACATGGCCCACGCGCCGGCGAACGGGTTGAAGCCCGATGCCAGCGCGTCCGCGATCGCCCCGACGAAGTTGCTGGGGCCGGGGACGTACGCGAAGAAGCGGGGATGTGCGAGGTGCGTCATCGGGCGAAACACCTCGTCGCCCACGCGCTGCAGCACCGCTTCCCAGCCGCGTCCCTCGGCCGGTGGCGGCTCGCGCAGCCACGACTCCATCTGGGCGCGCGTGGCTGTGCCGAACACGGGCTCGTCGGGGAGGGCGGCCAGGTGGTCCACCATCATGTCCACGGCGCGATAGCCGAGGGCGCGCATCTCGTCGGGCGACAGCTCCAGCATGGGACGTCGGTCGGGGGGTTAGCGTTAGGGCAGGCGAAGGTAGCCTTCGCGCACGGCCTCTGCCACGCGGGTCTCGTGCGCGGGATGTTTCATCGGCTTCGGCGACGCGGTATCTTGCCCGGAGCGGCGGGATCCAACTCACAACGAAGGACGCGGGCGGCATGCGGATTGGGCACGGCTACGATTCCCACCGGTTCGCCGAGGGGCGCAAGCTGATTCTGGGCGGGGTGGAAATTCCCCACGACCGGGGGCTGACCGGGCACTCCGACGCCGACGCCGTGGCGCACGCCGTGACGGACGCGCTGCTGGGTGCCGCCGGGCTGGGCGACATCGGCCGGCACTTTCCGCCATCGGACGAACAGTGGAAGGACGCCGACTCGCTGAAACTGCTGGCCCAGGTGGTCCGTCTTCTGGAAGGGCGCAACTACCAGGTCGTCAACGTCGACGTGACCGTGATCTGCGAGCAACCCAAGATCGGGCCGCATGCGCCGGCGATGCAGGAGCGGCTGGCGTCGGTGATCGGCATTTCGCCCGGGCACATCTCCATCAAGGGCAAGACCAACGAGGGGATGGGATGGATTGGCCGTGGCGAGGGGATCGCCGTGTTCGCGGTGGCGCTGGTGGACAGCCTGGAAGACCTGGACGTCCTCCACGCCCGGCACCGCCGCGACACCAGCCTGTAGCGGCACTCCGCGGCGGCGGACGTCATCCCGATGGAGCGGCCAAGCCGAACCGTCCGACACACCGAAGCCGGCAGCGACTGAGGGATCCGCCACACACTACGCCTGTGGCCCCATGGCTGCGGCTGCATCGATGCTGCATTCGGCGGAGGCGACGAAACGGCTCTGGATTCGGGGCAGGGCGGACTGCATCGCGAATGGGCGACGTGTGTGGCGGATCCCTCAGTCGCTGCGGTCCATGTAGTATCGGCTGGGCTTTCTGTGGCCGCTCCATCGGGATGACAACACGGGCGTGGCGACGCACCTAACTACGAGAGCAGGGATCACAAGTGGGTGGATTCATCGACCGGCTGATCGAGTGGATGCAGGGGCTTCCCGAAGCCCTGGTGTACGTGGTAATCGGCGCCTTCGCGGGGCTGGAGAACTTCTTTCCCCCCGTGCCGGCGGACGTCATCGCGCTCACCGGCGGGTTCCTGGCGGGGCAGGGGGTCGTGAACCCGTGGATGGCGTTCCTGATCGTGTGGGGGTGCAACGTGGGCGGCGCGCTGGTGATATACCTGATCGGCAGGAAGTACGGGGACGCGTTCTTCCGGACACGCGCCGGACGATTCCTGCTGCAGCCCAAGCAGATGGAGCGGCTGTCGGGCTTTTACGACAAGCACGGCGTAAAGGTGATCTTCA is part of the Longimicrobium sp. genome and encodes:
- a CDS encoding pyridoxal phosphate-dependent decarboxylase family protein, coding for MLELSPDEMRALGYRAVDMMVDHLAALPDEPVFGTATRAQMESWLREPPPAEGRGWEAVLQRVGDEVFRPMTHLAHPRFFAYVPGPSNFVGAIADALASGFNPFAGAWAMSPGAAQVELVTADWLREALGMPSTAGGLFVSGGSMATLTALAVARHKQLGDDASRGVIYCSDQTHTAVDRAGHVLGFRPDHVRKLAADEEYRLDVDDLAAAMDADAAAGLRPFCVVANAGTTSTGAVDPLAEIAELCRARGMWMHVDGAYGAAAVLTDEGRAALHGIGEADSIALDAHKWLFQPVECGCVLVRQAEDLQDTFRIVPAYLRDNDLSAEEVNFRDWGVQLTRGFRALKLWMTIQVFGMDAMRQAIGRGMRLAEVAEEEIRSLAGWEIVTPAQLGIVTFRHRPNGLDGAEADDLQRRIATGLAADGYALLSTTELRGRTVLRLCTTNPRTTDEEMRRTVWTLDRLARELA
- a CDS encoding UDP-2,3-diacylglucosamine diphosphatase; amino-acid sequence: METKPVYVVSDVHLGGVPPATERAFRRFLDHVAEHASFLLINGDLFDFWFEYRHVIMAEHYRALSKLKDVVEAGVPIAFVGGNHDGWAGPFLRDEIGIALHEGPVEMDLGGRRALVAHGDGVGSGDLKYRALKWTIRNPVFTGAFRVIHPDLGTRIAMLASSTEHKSEGGDKRGKNRAAFIQHWAEGELRARPEIDLVLAGHAHVASITEVEPGRYYVNSGDWLRTFDYVVLPPGGGPPELRAWPAA
- the ispF gene encoding 2-C-methyl-D-erythritol 2,4-cyclodiphosphate synthase → MRIGHGYDSHRFAEGRKLILGGVEIPHDRGLTGHSDADAVAHAVTDALLGAAGLGDIGRHFPPSDEQWKDADSLKLLAQVVRLLEGRNYQVVNVDVTVICEQPKIGPHAPAMQERLASVIGISPGHISIKGKTNEGMGWIGRGEGIAVFAVALVDSLEDLDVLHARHRRDTSL
- a CDS encoding DedA family protein, which gives rise to MGGFIDRLIEWMQGLPEALVYVVIGAFAGLENFFPPVPADVIALTGGFLAGQGVVNPWMAFLIVWGCNVGGALVIYLIGRKYGDAFFRTRAGRFLLQPKQMERLSGFYDKHGVKVIFISRFLPAFRAVVPIFAGTSGMSFWRAAVPIAVASAAWYGLIVYLGATAGENWEQIRASVEASGRYLAIAAAVLGAIVLWWWYRSRRESRE